One Oncorhynchus kisutch isolate 150728-3 linkage group LG11, Okis_V2, whole genome shotgun sequence genomic region harbors:
- the LOC109899197 gene encoding T-complex protein 1 subunit epsilon-like: MSAMGQLAFDEYGRPFIIIKDQDKKTRLSGLDALKSHIMAAKAVASTLRTSLGPNGLDKMMVDRDGEVTVTNDGATILSMMDVDHQIAKLMVELSKSQDDEIGDGTTGVVVLAGALLEEAEQLLDRGIHPIRISDGYDQAAKIAIAQLDKISETFPYDPSNTEPLIQTAMTTLGSKVINRCHRQMAEIAVNAVLTVADMNRKDVDFELIKMEGKVGGKLEDTQLIKGVIIDKEFSHPQMPKLLKDTKMAILTCPFEPPKPKTKHKLDVTCVEEYKALQKYEKDKFLEMIKQIKDTGANLAICQWGFDDEANHLLLQNELPAIRWVGGPEIELIAIATGGRIVPRFSELTAEKLGSAGVVKEICFGTTKDRMLVIEECKNSRAVTIFIRGGNKMIIEEAKRALHDALCVIRNLVRDNRIVYGGGASEIACALAVNQAADKCPSLEQYAMRSFADALEVIPMALAENSGLNSIQTMTEVRARQVTESNPALGIDCLHLNTNDMKQQHVIETLHGKKQQISLATQVVKMILKIDDIRSPGESED, encoded by the exons ATGTCCGCTATGGGGCAGCTCGCGTTCGATGAGTATGGACGGCCGTTCATCATCATCAAAGACCAGGATAAGAAGACTCGCTTATCGGGCCTTGATGCACTGAAG TCTCACATCATGGCAGCAAAGGCGGTTGCCTCGACGCTGAGGACGTCACTAGGACCAAACG GCCTGGACAAGATGATGGTTGACAGGGATGGGGAGGTGACTGTCACCAACGACGGAGCCACCATCCTCAGCATGATGGATGTGGACCACCAGATCGCCAAGCTCATGGTGGAGCTCTCCAAGTCTCAGGACGACGAGATCGGAGACGGGACCACCGGAGTCGTTG tGCTGGCTGGTGCTCTCCTGGAGGAGGCAGAGCAGCTGCTGGACAGGGGCATCCACCCCATCCGTATCTCTGATGGTTACGACCAGGCTGCCAAGATTGCCATTGCGCAGCTGGACAAGATTAGCGAGACTTTTCCTTACGACCCCAGCAACACAGAGCCGCTCATCCAGACCGCCATGACCACACTAGGTTCCAAAGT GATCAACCGCTGCCACAGACAGATGGCGGAGATCGCGGTGAACGCCGTCCTAACTGTGGCGGACATGAACCGTAAGGACGTGGACTTTGAGCTGATCAAGATGGAGGGCAAGGTGGGAGGCAAGCTGGAGGACACCCAGCTCATCAAGGGAGTCATCATAGACAAGGAGTTCAGCCACCCTCAGATGCCCAAG CTCCTGAAAGACACAAAGATGGCCATCCTGACCTGCCCGTTTGAGCCCCCTAAGCCCAAGACCAAGCACAAGCTGGACGTGACCTGTGTGGAGGAATACAAGGCCCTGCAGAAGTACGAGAAGGACAAGTTCCTGGAGATGATCAAACAG ATCAAGGATACTGGCGCTAACCTGGCCATCTGCCAGTGGGGCTTTGATGACGAGGCTAACCACCTGCTGCTGCAGAATGAGCTGCCCGCCATCCGCTGGGTCGGGGGGCCTGAGATCGAG CTGATTGCCATAGCGACAGGAGGCCGCATCGTGCCGCGGTTCTCTGAGCTGACCGCCGAGAAGCTGGGTTCAGCCGGCGTCGTCAAGGAGATCTGCTTCGGCACCACCAAGGACCGCATGCTGGTCATCGAGGAGTGCAAGAACTCCAGGGCAGTCACCATCTTCATCCGCGGAGGAAACAAGATG ATCATTGAGGAGGCTAAGCGCGCGTTGCATGACGCACTGTGTGTCATCCGTAACCTGGTCAGGGACAACCGCATCGTGTACGGGGGCGGAGCCTCTGAGATCGCCTGTGCCCTCGCCGTCAACCAGGCCGCTGACAAG TGCCCATCTCTGGAGCAGTATGCCATGCGTTCGTTTGCTGATGCCCTGGAGGTGATCCCCATGGCCCTGGCAGAGAACAGCGGGCTCAACTCCATCCAGACCATGACTGAGGTCCGTGCCAGGCAGGTCACGGAGTCCAACCCAGCCCTGGGCATCGACTGTCTGCACCTCAACACCAACG aCATGAAGCAGCAGCATGTTATTGAGACTCTTCATGGGAAGAAGCAGCAGATCTCTCTGGCCACACAGGTAGTCAAAATGATCCTGAAGATAGATGACATCAGAAGCCCTGGAGAGTCAGAAGACTAG